A genomic segment from Limosilactobacillus sp. encodes:
- the rfbA gene encoding glucose-1-phosphate thymidylyltransferase RfbA has protein sequence MKGIILAGGSGTRLYPITRSISKQLIPVYDKPMIYYPLSTLMLAGIRDILVISTPEYVPLFKELLGNGSDLGMNFSYKVQEHPNGLAEAFILGEDFIGDDSVALILGDNIYYGAGLSQLVQDAAKKTDGATVFGYHVNDPERFGVVDFDDQMHALSIEEKPAHPKSNYAVTGLYFYDNNVVDIAKHIKPSDRGELEITDVNKEYLRQGKLDVKLMGRGYAWLDTGTHDSMLEAANFIATIERRQNLKVAALEEIAYRMGYIDKDKLVELAQPLKKNDYGQYLLRLAKQD, from the coding sequence ATGAAGGGAATAATTTTAGCAGGTGGGTCTGGTACCCGTCTATATCCAATTACACGTAGTATTTCGAAGCAACTGATCCCGGTTTACGATAAGCCAATGATCTATTATCCATTGTCGACGTTAATGTTAGCCGGTATTCGGGATATTCTGGTAATCTCAACACCAGAATATGTGCCTCTGTTTAAGGAACTATTGGGTAACGGCTCTGACCTGGGGATGAACTTCTCTTACAAGGTTCAGGAGCACCCGAATGGTCTGGCAGAAGCTTTTATCCTGGGGGAGGACTTTATCGGAGATGACTCGGTAGCCCTGATCCTGGGTGACAACATCTATTATGGTGCGGGCCTGTCCCAACTGGTTCAAGACGCTGCCAAGAAGACTGACGGAGCGACAGTCTTTGGTTACCATGTCAACGATCCGGAACGGTTTGGGGTCGTTGATTTCGATGATCAAATGCACGCTCTGTCAATTGAAGAGAAGCCGGCGCACCCAAAGAGCAACTACGCGGTCACCGGTCTCTACTTCTACGACAACAATGTGGTTGATATTGCCAAGCACATCAAGCCATCCGACCGTGGTGAGCTGGAGATCACCGATGTGAACAAGGAATATCTCCGGCAGGGCAAGCTGGATGTTAAGCTGATGGGCCGGGGTTATGCCTGGTTGGATACCGGGACCCACGACTCCATGCTAGAAGCGGCTAACTTCATCGCTACGATCGAACGACGTCAAAATTTGAAGGTCGCAGCTCTGGAGGAGATTGCCTACCGGATGGGTTACATTGATAAGGACAAGCTGGTCGAATTGGCCCAGCCGCTCAAGAAGAACGACTACGGTCAATACTTATTGCGGCTAGCTAAGCAAGATTAG